The nucleotide window CTTTGGAAAACTTCAGGAAGAATCTGACTCCATAGTTGAGAACCAATTTCAtgcaaaaaagttttaaaacgAAACTAACCTTAAAtcttcttccccccaaaaattttgcatttatttaggTACAATACAATGCCTCCCAAAGACAGctgaacagaaaagtaaaaaaccaaccaacaaaaaaacaccaacaccAACTCCCCCACAAAACTGGAGAagagagaactggaaaaggaggtggggTGGAAACCAGACTGATCAGGACATACAATGGTGGAGGAAGGTTTTACTTTAAATCTATTGTTTACATGTCAGAAGGAGGTTTCTATACCGAGATGGAATTTTTCTTGATGCTTCAGTCTTGCAAATCGGGATTTAAAGTGCTCTTCACAGTAGGTACACTTAAAGGGTTTATCCTGAGAGTGAAGGATCATATGCTCTTCCAAATGAGGTCTTCGAGTGAAAGATTTCTTACAAATCTAAAATGATAATACACTTTGTCAAAGATACATCAGGTataactagatttttttcctattcataAACTCTAACAGTTTAGTTCATCTGCTCTATGCAGCAATGTAAGACAAAACATGTATTCTTCAAAAGCATAGTCTATCCCAACTTGTAAAGCCTTGCAGTCAACACCAAAAAAGCTGTGTTCTACATAAACCTTAGTGGATTGCTCTATATAAAATAGGATGCCGATCCATGGCAGCCTAAATCGAACTACTAGCAACTGCATGGTTACATGTACCATCCCCCCCACTTCTTTCTACTGACTCCAGCACTTACCAGAGTCTTTTCCTAGGGTGTTTCAACACAGTAACTCAGCAGAAAATAAcccaatggaaaaaaagcaaatagctTTGGCTTGGTTTTGGATGCTGAAACAGCTCAGTTGGCCTGTGGTAAAAACTATTGTAGTATATGCTACTGTAGAACTAGAATCATACCTGTTCCTTTATTTCCTCTGGGAAATTCTCTGACAgcatgtattaaaaagaaaatgccaatACTAACAAAGAAATATAACTCAAACTATAGAGCTACAGAACTTCTGCAATGTTAAAACTATGTGAGCTTTTCGGTACTGTTTTCAGATTAATCAAAACCTAAATATATAAGAATTACTAGTAGTCATTAAAGTAAGAATGCAGTTCAATTACAGAATTGAAGCCGCAGATCAAATTTAGGCATTTAAACTAGGTATTACAATTTAACATCAGGGTCCTATGCTTTAACATAAATCAACACGGTGCTCACCGATTTCACTGTGAAACTCTTGCCATTGTTTATAATAGCTGAATTTAGTACTACCTACCTCCCATACGATATATCGTGCAATCAGTTTCTCAGAGCACACCTGAATAACACTCTTTTAGCCTCAGGAAATCAGAAGCAACagctttatttgtttaaaaactcaTTAACATTAAATATAAGTGTAAGAAAATCCCATACCCGTAAAAAGTATAACAGCTGCCTTGCTCTTCTTTACTATTAATACTCTACTGTTTCTGTGAATTTGCTCGTATTCCTCAAGGATTAAAGTATGGTCACCAAATCCTGGTGTTCATACATGGACTACAGCATAAACCAACAACCTGAAGAAATCCTGCAGCTTACATCTGCTGCACCTCAGCCCTCAGAACATACTAAACAACCTGAAAACAAAGTCACAGCTCCTAAGGGTTCTGTTCATTCTCCAACCGCTATAAAAGCTAAAATTCTACGCCTGCTTTCAATTCAAGTCCATTTTGAATGCATATGAGCAGTATAAGAGCAGCagctcactttttaaaaatttctacTTAACATAAAACTTAAAACTTTCaagagaaaaacccaaacaaaaccaaaccacaaagtGGAGTTTACCAAATTATTCACCTGGTAAGAGTATTTTCCAAATTAACATCAACAGTGTTGCAGTATTGATTCCCactattaaaatgtttcttatcTAGTAACAAACAGAATCTGTAACACCTTCACAAAATATAACTTAATCTGGAAGATAACACCCTTTGGTCAACCACGTAATACCTCCAACCATGGTACCATCACTAGCAGAAGGAACACTACAAATTCCTACAGTTGATATCTCCCAACCTCCTACTATATAAGTGAAAGTTCACAAACAAAGCAAGGTCAGTAATTATGTTACAGCACCTAATATTACAGACATACAGGGCCATATAGCAGTTTGCATAAACAAAACAGctgccctgaaaaaaaaaagtaaacagattcccttaaaaaaaaaaacaaacaaaaccccacagtgGAAACCTTAAGACATTATGGAATGGAATTTCTACAAACTCCTTTTTACAGTAGGTGTAGTTTCACACATATACCTCTCCTGGGGGAAAATCAAGGAaaggattctatgattttacAACTAGAGATAAATTTTGTACAAATTTACAACTCTGTTGATGTGCATGTTCAGCTAAATGAGAAAGTGTTTCATATGTCCCTCACTATTGAGGGAGCCTTCCAAAAAATGTATACTTTATGGTCAGTGTTTGATGTGCATAATTAGTGGGAGAGCAAATacactgtttttaaagtattcatAACACTCAAGTCTAATCATCTGCAAATTGATGTATTTTAACAACGATAATAACtgatcacattaaaaaatactgccttCAACTGTTTTAGAATTCACTTTGGTATTATCTACCTGGTCACAAGCTGTACACACAGATAAAGTTCAGTCTTTAAATCAGCACATAAAGAGGAAATTTATACCATCACTTACAAAGCTTACTGAGATTTCACAGAAACACATACCATATTTTCACTTAAGTATTCAAGACACAAAACATAGTATCtacatgaaaaaacccaaaagtacTGAAATATTACTTACATCACATTTCCAACCTTCACTCTTTGTCTTCTTGATAGAAAGAAATTCTTGTACATTCTCTGGATGAAACCTACGAGAAAGACAGAAGCTGAAAGTAGTTATAACTTTCTAAGATGAGGATCACCTAAATAGTAAACATCCATTTCTAAAATTTATGTGTCATGAAAGCTGATCACCaaaacagcagaacagaatACTGATAATTAAACAATTCTAAAGGCACAAGTAACTGGAAAGCAGTGTTGACTATAGACTCCTGTAGAATCTCATATGACAACTGGCAAGACAGAGGATAGTTTCAATTATAATGCTTTATGGATATTtacaaagaggaggaaaaaagtcgTATGTAAATAATAATACCTTATAATTAGGCCTGtcataaacaaattatttaccTAAAAAAATCTGCATGGAAATGGTTTATCCACCTATTATCATCAACAGTATAGGATCAACATCTAAAaccaaagaaagtattttattccTCCTCCATATTAAAAGCAACGCAGGTAATTATTAAGACTGTCATGTTCTGACTGACTGTGCTAGCTAATCTGAGCATTCTGAAATTTATAGTAAAAACCTATAGCAGAACTTCCACAGAACCGCTATTGCTATTTAGTCAGTCCCTATGCACTCCTTATGGCAGGTTAGTTGATACTGCTAATCCCCATGTCTTTTGAAAAGAtacttatttgaaaaaattgttacagaaataatGCAGAATATGCAGTGTGCATACATACATCTGTTTTCgcttttgaactgaaaaaaacgATTCTTCAGAAACGCAAAACAAATTTGCTTGTACTTGCCTCTTCACGTGCTTTGCTAAAGTCTTTTTGCTTGCATGCAGCTTATTGCAGTAGGGACATTTGTGTTCCTTTTTATGAAAGTCAGTATCACTagagtgtttttttctgtgcactgtCAGGTTGGACTTCGTTGAATAGCGCTGATGACATATATCACACTCAAAGGGCTTCTCACCTGTGTGTACACGTGTATGGCTCTCATATTTGCCtgtacaacaacaacaaaaatctgttAGCATAAACTGTAACAGGTATCACCTAAAATACACACATTTAGGGTCTGTTCTATGTCTCCATCAAAGGTGGTCAAGATCTAAGTACCTTCCACGCACATCTAAAGATTTCTACTGGTTTACACCACTGAAAACTGCACGGTGATCATACACACATTTGATCCAAGGCTCTTCCATACACTTCCATCTTAACTATTTTTAAGATAAAGAGTAAAAAACAAAAGGGCTCTGTATTACTGTTACATCTGTGCGAGGGTTACGAGTCCCCTCTTGTTCAACCCTACAGCATACTCTGTTCTTAAGTACTGAAAGTTACACTACTACTCTTTCATTACATTGACTGTGAAGTACCTTTTCAGAGCAGGGAACAGCCTTGCAACAAACTGGTATTTTTAAGGTCCTTTCGAATAACAAAACACTGAATGAATGATACAGACCCTTGCAAATGATCTTTATTTGGGACTGAAGTTATTACCATAAACAAAAACActactttctcatttctttcacaCTGCTTGTATTCCCtcttctgtttgccttttttttttttctgaggataGAATTCATCCTACACCGAGGATCTACCTACCTCAAGTCAATAGCAGGCTTTGtattagataatttttttttctctgtagaatATGCATCATACTTCTGGGActtaggtaaagaaaaaaaaaaagtactatagctcacaaatttaaaatacaagtcaACTGTCTACCGTAATACAAGCTtataaagaaatacttcatGTATCACTTGTTTTAATGCTATTTCTCATGTATTTTTTGAGCATAAAACTAGAATTATAAGTCATGAAagtgcaaagagaaaaggactTCCAATGCGTGTAAAACCAAAATGTACCATTACAACCCTAAATATTCACAAACCATTTATTTCTGCACAGTAGCCTTTCAATATTAATAACAAAGCTCCCAAATTCAGAAAATTTCCTATGTTACTTTAAGATATGGCATTACAAGTACAGTTAAGTcccatatttttaatgttaaatggCTTCTACGATATAATTTGTGaccttggaaaaataatttcacctCAGCAAGCTAAACACACTGTGTGTGAGTAGGAATTAACACATACATCAGCCCCACCCCATTTTCATAAACCcctaaaatttcaaaattatgaaagacaaaatgcaTCTACTATAAGAACACCAAAAAATGCCTAACACTATGAGGAactgtttctttcctaattCCCATGATTGAGGGAAGTCAATACCTGACATGACCATAATTCAACATTTATTCCAACTGAAGGAACACAAAAATTCTGGAGTAGTAATTTACTTTTAATGTAGGAAAGGAGGCCAGGAAAGCACTGGATGGGTCAGGACTGgaatttttactcttctgataCCCTAAGTAACTATACACCTAGATTTCACTGTAACATAAACAATCCTAACAGAACAGATTACACTGACAAAGTATTACTTGGTGCTAACTACAGACCAGAAAAATCAAGCTAGAAGTCAGAGTGACTAGGTCCTAAACATCTACACATCatgtagaataaaagaatttCAGGCTGTTTGACAATGGTTCTGTTTTACTACAGCAATAATGACAGCTTTgttacttaaaattaatttggcagAAAACACAGTACAGGTCTCAGACTTCATGCAATTTATCGTTTAATatctttccctcctttttcaAGGCTGCTTTTACGTATCATGCTAACAACCAGAATCCAGAgcagtgaaagagaaataaatttagtatttccagatttttcaaataatgCACTCAGTTCATTTATTGAAACTGTTTAGCACCACAGACATAACAACTTAATACCCTTAGAAAAATTAGCAGCATACTGGATCAGTGAGACGATCCAGAAATTCTGATCTTCACTCTCTAGGACAGAGAAAAAGCTCAGTTTATTTCCCATAGAAAGAGCACCACCATATGGTAAAAAGGAGAGATCAACCTAACTTGCTCTTACCTATTCGATCAAATTTTTTGTCACACTTGGGACACTGCAGTAGTTTTTTGCTACTGCTTTGAATGATGACTGGAGCTAAGCCTTCAGGAATATTTCCCACTGCATCAACTGCCTCAGAACCCTCTTCAGTatcattctgttctttttcactttgttcttCAGACTCTGAATCTTCAGCTGACATTTCCTCTTCCTGTCCCTCTTCATCAGCATTGCATTCACTTTCACTGTCTTCAAATTCACTTCTATCAGATGTTTCCTTGTCAGAACTGACTTTTTCCAAATTGCCATCAGATGCATCCCCACTTTCATTGTCACTGTTATCAAATTTAGCTGGACATTTACGGTTTCTTGTAGAACGTCTAGTGGAAAAGTTGGCCTTCTCAACCATTTTTAACCCATGTTTTCTATCCAGTGAAAGGGATCTGTGGGCTTTAGCCAAATGATTTTCTAAGGACTTCTTGTAACAGAAACTTCGACCACAAAAAGTGCACTGATGACTATTTAATAGTTTACCTGTCAATTCATTGAGTGTTTCTACTGGTGTAGGTGCATCAGTTACCACATCAGTCTGTATGTTAGAAACACTTTCATTATTTAGCAACTTCACTGCATCTATGATATCTAAAAATTTTGCTGCTTCCAACACTAAcggaatttcatttttatatacaaaaaaCTCAGAGGTGTAGAGAAACTCAAGCAAATGCTGAAAGACAGAATGAGTTACGTGATCTAGTGTGACAACATCGGTGCTTGGATTTTTGCTCAAACAGGCATGAAAATAACTACTCCCAACAGCCACTACAACTTTGTGAGCActaaattcttttccttctacAATTATAAGTAAATCACAAAATGATGGATGTTTCTGTCTATCGTCATTTAAGTATTTAAGTAGATTTTTGTTATACTGCAATGAGCTTAGGAGCTTTCTTTGTTCTGATGATGGTGAAAGTTCTTGGGAAGATTCAAGCTGATCTGCAGGAGCTATTTGTGCAGGCTTTGAGACAATTTCTTGTGCACAGTCTACTACAAGAATCTGTTCTGAAGTATCTTTCTCATGGCCAAGATGAACCTTTTCGTTTAGATTTGCAGCGAGCCGTCTCCTTTTCTTCATTGCAGAAGTGCAACGTCAAAATCAGGAGCTTCATAGGTGATTGGCAAAAAATTCTTGTGAAGACTTGGTTCTGCTCCAGACCTTGAGAAAATACGTAACCGTAATTTCATAATCTGCAAAAGAATTATGATAAAAATTACTCTCAGCACTTACCCgtaacttccttttttattaatgctttttgtGTTTCGCTTTTTAAGTTTTAGCTAGCCTGCATACCTTAACTTTTCTTAAACTACTAAATCTCATTACTTTCTATTCCAGACCACAGCATAACGCTACTCAGAGCGAGCGAACCGACACTGCCTATTATTAGGTCAAAGAGGCGGCTGCGGCTGCTTTTGCTCGTCTCCTAGACACATATAGCCCGTGAAATACTCCGGGATAG belongs to Aquila chrysaetos chrysaetos chromosome 12, bAquChr1.4, whole genome shotgun sequence and includes:
- the ZBTB41 gene encoding zinc finger and BTB domain-containing protein 41 — translated: MKKRRRLAANLNEKVHLGHEKDTSEQILVVDCAQEIVSKPAQIAPADQLESSQELSPSSEQRKLLSSLQYNKNLLKYLNDDRQKHPSFCDLLIIVEGKEFSAHKVVVAVGSSYFHACLSKNPSTDVVTLDHVTHSVFQHLLEFLYTSEFFVYKNEIPLVLEAAKFLDIIDAVKLLNNESVSNIQTDVVTDAPTPVETLNELTGKLLNSHQCTFCGRSFCYKKSLENHLAKAHRSLSLDRKHGLKMVEKANFSTRRSTRNRKCPAKFDNSDNESGDASDGNLEKVSSDKETSDRSEFEDSESECNADEEGQEEEMSAEDSESEEQSEKEQNDTEEGSEAVDAVGNIPEGLAPVIIQSSSKKLLQCPKCDKKFDRIGKYESHTRVHTGEKPFECDICHQRYSTKSNLTVHRKKHSSDTDFHKKEHKCPYCNKLHASKKTLAKHVKRFHPENVQEFLSIKKTKSEGWKCDICKKSFTRRPHLEEHMILHSQDKPFKCTYCEEHFKSRFARLKHQEKFHLGPFPCDICGRQFNDTGNLKRHIECTHGGKRKWTCFICGKSVRERTTLKEHLRIHSGEKPHLCSICGQSFRHGSSYRLHLRVHHDDKRYECEECGKTFIRHDHLTKHKKIHSGEKAHQCEECGKCFGRRDHLTVHYKSVHLGEKVWQKYKATFHQCEVCKKVFKGKSSLEMHFRTHSGEKPYKCQICNQSFRIKKTLTKHMVIHSDARPFNCQHCNATFKRKDKLKYHIDHVHGSKAAEEALTSSSEEKLVSLPVQYTSDDKVYQTEAKQYVEQPKAYQSEAKTLLQNVSTEVCVPVTLVPVQMSDPQADLVQHTTQSHGILPPQPEQTDYQRATDLSFLEKYTLTPQPANIVHPVRPEQMLDPRDQSYLGTLLGLDTAPTVQNISNNEHS